One window of Daphnia carinata strain CSIRO-1 chromosome 7, CSIRO_AGI_Dcar_HiC_V3, whole genome shotgun sequence genomic DNA carries:
- the LOC130699271 gene encoding protein Spindly-like, which yields MEHNLETCPVKKQMEELEQNCNELQANLQLSAVYGKSLLDEINVLKHQIKNMQTLQEESIQENHNLRMQLEVSQKLHISQNSEMESLKESLQKTEKLNEQLKTLDEEQHRKESSLMSQIANFKDQAEANKEQYELKIKELDAEIKYIRSAEREPVTVSCNHDEEISQLQMDLEITNESKKKLEEDLLSKHNEIHKFHLRENQHINKISELEYEILAKEKALASSEKLLEEKRIEILELQALLEAERVSQTNPEKRGNSIFSEVEDRRQQVERHLAKLTTLLDKEKKKNLDLQAEIVKVKNQVAFLACGGNNSESSRSVDQLENLLRSTNSQNKDLLQKIEALEKKAQAACYPVPQLEDTKKWMQAMLSQKQEENDKLRAEIRDHIRANLCQNDQTMQLTKQFHEAEKNFQRARGEVFRLKLKIEEMAANDKATCASSPVYSVPPTRVVEDVKFVLENQGSIKQPEKPLRERVVLQNHFDSNTFNTSAAVEEASIAEEQKHSLILDIPTKPPSDEAAETVHYVETSQCTLKRQVRMNNQVCVKYEDGDITSENLAEDKFTAGNRISKPVRQQVEVVDVPTATPVMECNQQ from the exons ATGGAACACAATTTAGAAACTTGCCCTGTGAAGAAACAGATGGAAGAATTGGAACAGAATTGTAATGAGCTCCAGGCCAATCTGCAGTTGTCTGCAGTATATGGCAAAAGTTTGCTTGATGAAATCAATGTCCTTAAACACCAGATCAAAAACATGCAGACTCTTCAAGAG GAATCCATTCAAGAAAATCACAATCTTCGAATGCAGCTTGAAGTTTCACAAAAATTGCACATCTCGCAGAACTCAGAGATGGAATCTTTGAAGGAATCACttcaaaaaacagaaaaattgaatgagcAGCTTAAAACTTTAGACGAAGAACAGCACAGAAAAGAATCATCTCTTATGTCTCAG ATTGCCAATTTCAAAGATCAAGCAGAGGCCAACAAAGAACAgtatgaattaaaaattaaagaactTGATGCTGAGATCAAATATATTAGGTCTGCTGAGCGTGAACCTGTGACAGTGAGCTGCAATCACGATGAGGAAATTTCTCAATTACAA ATGGATCTAGAAATAACCAATGAGAGCAAGAAAAAACTGGAAGAAGACCTATTATCCAAACACAATGAAatacataaatttcatttgagGGAAAACCAACATATTAACAAGATTTCAGAACTTGAGTACGAAAttttagcaaaagaaaaggcgtTGGCGTCGTCTGAAAAGCTTTTAGAG GAGAAGCGTATTGAAATTTTAGAGTTACAAGCTTTGCTCGAAGCTGAGCGCGTGTCGCAAACCAACCCAGAGAAACGAGGCAACTCAATTTTTAGCGAAGTCGAAGATCGTCGACAACAGGTCGAGCGACATTTAGCCAAATTAACAACTCTTTtagacaaagaaaagaagaaaaatttggatTTACAGGCAGAAATAGTTAAAGTTAAG AATCAAGTGGCATTTTTAGCATGTGGAGGGAACAATTCTGAATCTAGCAGAAGTGTAGATCAGCTGGAAAATCTGTTACGTTCTACAAATTCACAGAACAAG GATTTGTTGCAGAAAATTGAGGCTTTGGAAAAGAAAGCCCAGGCTGCTTGCTATCCAGTTCCCCAATTAGAAGACACCAAGAAGTGGATGCAAGCAATGCTTTCCCAGAAACA agaagaaaatgataagCTACGCGCTGAAATTCGAGACCATATCCGTGCAAATCTATGCCAAAACGATCAAACAATGCAACTTACGAAACAGTTCCATGAAGCGGAAAAGAATTTTCAGCGAGCACGAGGGGAAGTTTTCCGTCTTAAACTCAAGATTGAAGAAATGGCGGCCAACGACAAAGCAACGTGCGCTTCTTCGCCCGTCTACTCTGTTCCTCCGACTCGTGTCGTCGAAGACGTGAAATTCGTCCTGGAAAACCAAGGAAGTATCAAACAACCGGAAAAGCCGCTGAGAGAGAGggtagttctccaaaatcattttgattcGAATACATTCAATACGTCGGCTGCCGTTGAAGAAGCATCGATAGCTGAAGAACAAAAGCATTCACTAATT TTGGACATTCCCACGAAACCCCCAAGTGATGAAGCAGCTGAAACAGTACATTATGTAGAGACATCGCAATGTACTCTTAAGCGCCAAGTGCGCATGAATAATCAAGTCTGTGTCAAATACGAAGATGGCGATATAACTTCGGAAAATCTGGCTGAAGATAAATTTACCGCCGGCAACAGGATCAGCAAACCGGTCAGACAGCAAGTTGAAGTAGTTGACGTACCGACAGCAACGCCCGTCATGGAATGTAATCAGCAATAA
- the LOC130699270 gene encoding excitatory amino acid transporter 3-like isoform X3, whose product MEGSESPAPGPGDRLLSASSKGRREEQRSRSSSPETGAASATKGRPLFAKPISRALEMSVTTKVVGCLRSNVLTILNILGVFSGVVVALILRASREEKWTQREIVYVGFVGDLFLRMLKCLILPLIVSSMISAVGSLDLSVSGRIGTRAIVYYMTTTVSAVILGIILVLTIHPGEGSDKGIVRGGSVRHVTTADMLMDLIRNLFPPNLVQACTAQYKTVLTPPADYLASLANMTDVNGTEAGNMTAGKPKNLYEWKMTADYEDATNILGLVVFSTVLGITLGRMGPKGKPLLNFFVSLSEAVMMITGWVIWLSPVGVLFLVASKMLEMESWEVMLGQLGMYFLTVMIGLFIHGFVVLQLIYFVVTRKLPFRYVGNLSEALATAFATSSSSATLPVALTCLEEKNHVDPRVTRFVMPIGATINMDGTALYEAVAAIFISQVRGIQLTMGSVVAVSITATAASIGAAGIPQAGIVTMVMVLDTLGLPAEDVSLIMAVDWFLDRFRTFTNVLGDSLGAGIVHHLSRQELEEMPAQPTGAKEADIELDGPADLEKGESSNGGPSSRPNVTSAAVEVEWQSTSM is encoded by the exons ATGGAAGGCTCTGAATCTCCGGCACCTGGACCTGGCGATCGCTTACT ATCAGCCTCGTCAAAAGGTAGACGGGAGGAACAACGATCGAGATCCTCATCACCGGAGACGGGCGCCGCATCGGCGACCAAAGGTCGTCCACTGTTTGCCAAACCGATATCGCGAGCACTCGAAATGAGCGTCACGACTAAAGTAGTCGGCTGCCTGAGGAGCAACGTTCTGACCATCCTCAACATCCTCGGCGTCTTTTCAGGCGTCGTCGTCGCCCTCATACTCAGGGCCTCGCGCGAGGAGAAATGGACACAACGAGAAATTGTTTATGTCGGTTTTGTAG gtgatttgtttttacgaaTGCTTAAGTGTCTGATTCTGCCACTGATCGTCTCGTCAATGATTTCGGCCGTCGGCTCGCTGGATCTCTCCGTATCGGGACGGATTGGTACGCGTGCCATCGTCTACTACATGACCACCACCGTCAGCGCCGTCATTTTGGGCATCATCCTCGTCCTGACTATCCATCCGGGCGAAGGATCCGATAAAGGCATCGTACGCGGCGGATCCGTCCGTCACGTCACCACCGCCGACATGCTCATGGATCTCATCAG AAACCTGTTCCCACCGAACTTGGTCCAGGCTTGCACCGCTCAG TACAAGACGGTGCTGACTCCGCCGGCCGACTATCTGGCGTCGCTGGCCAACATGACCGATGTGAACGGAACCGAGGCCGGTAACATGACCGCCGGAAAGCCAA AGAATCTCTACGAATGGAAAATGACAGCCGACTACGAAGACGCCACCAACATCCTCGGCCTCGTCGTTTTCTCCACCGTGCTGGGCATCACGCTAGGCCGAATGGGCCCCAAGGGCAAGCCGCTCCTCAACTTTTTCGTCTCGCTGAGTGAAGCTGTCATGATGATCACCGGATGGGTCATTTG gttgtCGCCGGTCGGTGTCCTCTTCTTGGTGGCTTCCAAGATGTTGGAAATGGAGAGCTGGGAAGTGATGCTCGGACAACTGGGCATGTACTTCTTGACAGTGATGATCGGTCTCTTTATCCACGGCTTCGTCGTTCTCCAGCTCATTTACTTTGTCGTGACGCGGAAATTGCCCTTCCGCTACGTCGGTAACCTCTCCGAAGCTCTTGCCACAGCTTTCGCCACTTCATCTAG CTCTGCAACTCTGCCCGTAGCGCTGACTTGTCTGGAAGAGAAAAACCACGTCGACCCTCGTGTGACCCGTTTCGTCATGCCAATCGGCGCGACCATCAACATGGACGGTACGGCCTTGTACGAAGCCGTGGCCGCCATTTTCATTTCGCAGGTGCGCGGTATCCAGCTGACTATGGGCAGCGTTGTGGCCGTCAGCATCACCGCCACAGCCGCCAGTATCGGTGCTGCTGGTATCCCTCAGGCCGGTATCGTCACCATGGTGATGGTCCTCGATACTCTTGGCCTACCAGCTGAAGACGTCTCCCTCATCATGGCTGTCGATTGGTTCTT GGATCGCTTCCGGACGTTCACCAATGTGCTAGGAGATTCTTTAGGCGCAGGCATTGTGCATCATTTGAGTCGTCAAGAGCTGGAAGAGATGCCCGCTCAGCCAACTGGTGCCAAAGAGGCTGATATCGAACTGGACGGCCCCGCAGATCTAGAAAAGGGAGAATCGAGCAATGGAGGACCGAGCTCCAGACCCAACGTGACATCAGCCGCCGTGGAAGTCGAATGGCAGTCGACTTCCATGTGA
- the LOC130699270 gene encoding excitatory amino acid transporter 3-like isoform X2, producing the protein MEGSESPAPGPGDRLLQSSESHHPGESSGKGRAWHAVFNPDRPQNQVQHVRSASSKGRREEQRSRSSSPETGAASATKGRPLFAKPISRALEMSVTTKVVGCLRSNVLTILNILGVFSGVVVALILRASREEKWTQREIVYVGFVGDLFLRMLKCLILPLIVSSMISAVGSLDLSVSGRIGTRAIVYYMTTTVSAVILGIILVLTIHPGEGSDKGIVRGGSVRHVTTADMLMDLIRNLFPPNLVQACTAQYKTVLTPPADYLASLANMTDVNGTEAGNMTAGKPKNLYEWKMTADYEDATNILGLVVFSTVLGITLGRMGPKGKPLLNFFVSLSEAVMMITGWVIWLSPVGVLFLVASKMLEMESWEVMLGQLGMYFLTVMIGLFIHGFVVLQLIYFVVTRKLPFRYVGNLSEALATAFATSSSSATLPVALTCLEEKNHVDPRVTRFVMPIGATINMDGTALYEAVAAIFISQVRGIQLTMGSVVAVSITATAASIGAAGIPQAGIVTMVMVLDTLGLPAEDVSLIMAVDWFLDRFRTFTNVLGDSLGAGIVHHLSRQELEEMPAQPTGAKEADIELDGPADLEKGESSNGGPSSRPNVTSAAVEVEWQSTSM; encoded by the exons ATGGAAGGCTCTGAATCTCCGGCACCTGGACCTGGCGATCGCTTACT GCAGTCGTCCGAGTCTCACCATCCGGGGGAGTCGTCGGGCAAAGGCCGAGCCTGGCACGCCGTCTTCAATCCGGATCGGCCGCAAAATCAAGTGCAGCACGTCCG ATCAGCCTCGTCAAAAGGTAGACGGGAGGAACAACGATCGAGATCCTCATCACCGGAGACGGGCGCCGCATCGGCGACCAAAGGTCGTCCACTGTTTGCCAAACCGATATCGCGAGCACTCGAAATGAGCGTCACGACTAAAGTAGTCGGCTGCCTGAGGAGCAACGTTCTGACCATCCTCAACATCCTCGGCGTCTTTTCAGGCGTCGTCGTCGCCCTCATACTCAGGGCCTCGCGCGAGGAGAAATGGACACAACGAGAAATTGTTTATGTCGGTTTTGTAG gtgatttgtttttacgaaTGCTTAAGTGTCTGATTCTGCCACTGATCGTCTCGTCAATGATTTCGGCCGTCGGCTCGCTGGATCTCTCCGTATCGGGACGGATTGGTACGCGTGCCATCGTCTACTACATGACCACCACCGTCAGCGCCGTCATTTTGGGCATCATCCTCGTCCTGACTATCCATCCGGGCGAAGGATCCGATAAAGGCATCGTACGCGGCGGATCCGTCCGTCACGTCACCACCGCCGACATGCTCATGGATCTCATCAG AAACCTGTTCCCACCGAACTTGGTCCAGGCTTGCACCGCTCAG TACAAGACGGTGCTGACTCCGCCGGCCGACTATCTGGCGTCGCTGGCCAACATGACCGATGTGAACGGAACCGAGGCCGGTAACATGACCGCCGGAAAGCCAA AGAATCTCTACGAATGGAAAATGACAGCCGACTACGAAGACGCCACCAACATCCTCGGCCTCGTCGTTTTCTCCACCGTGCTGGGCATCACGCTAGGCCGAATGGGCCCCAAGGGCAAGCCGCTCCTCAACTTTTTCGTCTCGCTGAGTGAAGCTGTCATGATGATCACCGGATGGGTCATTTG gttgtCGCCGGTCGGTGTCCTCTTCTTGGTGGCTTCCAAGATGTTGGAAATGGAGAGCTGGGAAGTGATGCTCGGACAACTGGGCATGTACTTCTTGACAGTGATGATCGGTCTCTTTATCCACGGCTTCGTCGTTCTCCAGCTCATTTACTTTGTCGTGACGCGGAAATTGCCCTTCCGCTACGTCGGTAACCTCTCCGAAGCTCTTGCCACAGCTTTCGCCACTTCATCTAG CTCTGCAACTCTGCCCGTAGCGCTGACTTGTCTGGAAGAGAAAAACCACGTCGACCCTCGTGTGACCCGTTTCGTCATGCCAATCGGCGCGACCATCAACATGGACGGTACGGCCTTGTACGAAGCCGTGGCCGCCATTTTCATTTCGCAGGTGCGCGGTATCCAGCTGACTATGGGCAGCGTTGTGGCCGTCAGCATCACCGCCACAGCCGCCAGTATCGGTGCTGCTGGTATCCCTCAGGCCGGTATCGTCACCATGGTGATGGTCCTCGATACTCTTGGCCTACCAGCTGAAGACGTCTCCCTCATCATGGCTGTCGATTGGTTCTT GGATCGCTTCCGGACGTTCACCAATGTGCTAGGAGATTCTTTAGGCGCAGGCATTGTGCATCATTTGAGTCGTCAAGAGCTGGAAGAGATGCCCGCTCAGCCAACTGGTGCCAAAGAGGCTGATATCGAACTGGACGGCCCCGCAGATCTAGAAAAGGGAGAATCGAGCAATGGAGGACCGAGCTCCAGACCCAACGTGACATCAGCCGCCGTGGAAGTCGAATGGCAGTCGACTTCCATGTGA
- the LOC130699270 gene encoding excitatory amino acid transporter 3-like isoform X1 gives MTKVTSERNEARAASWSAGAAAADDGAATKVTVEDETRSRPAAMAERCMSVVRDSCGVARQCAARTWQRCNSTIAQAVASASSKGRREEQRSRSSSPETGAASATKGRPLFAKPISRALEMSVTTKVVGCLRSNVLTILNILGVFSGVVVALILRASREEKWTQREIVYVGFVGDLFLRMLKCLILPLIVSSMISAVGSLDLSVSGRIGTRAIVYYMTTTVSAVILGIILVLTIHPGEGSDKGIVRGGSVRHVTTADMLMDLIRNLFPPNLVQACTAQYKTVLTPPADYLASLANMTDVNGTEAGNMTAGKPKNLYEWKMTADYEDATNILGLVVFSTVLGITLGRMGPKGKPLLNFFVSLSEAVMMITGWVIWLSPVGVLFLVASKMLEMESWEVMLGQLGMYFLTVMIGLFIHGFVVLQLIYFVVTRKLPFRYVGNLSEALATAFATSSSSATLPVALTCLEEKNHVDPRVTRFVMPIGATINMDGTALYEAVAAIFISQVRGIQLTMGSVVAVSITATAASIGAAGIPQAGIVTMVMVLDTLGLPAEDVSLIMAVDWFLDRFRTFTNVLGDSLGAGIVHHLSRQELEEMPAQPTGAKEADIELDGPADLEKGESSNGGPSSRPNVTSAAVEVEWQSTSM, from the exons atgACGAAAGTCACGAGCGAACGGAATGAAGCGCGTGCAGCTTCGTGGTCAGCCGGAGCGGCCGCGGCGGATGATGGTGCGGCGACCAAAGTGACGGTAGAAGACGAAACTCGATCGCGACCGGCCGCTATGGCCGAACGCTGCATGTCGGTCGTACGCGATTCGTGCGGAGTTGCACGCCAATGCGCCGCACGCACTTGGCAGAGGTGCAACAGCACGATAGCTCAAGCTGTGGC ATCAGCCTCGTCAAAAGGTAGACGGGAGGAACAACGATCGAGATCCTCATCACCGGAGACGGGCGCCGCATCGGCGACCAAAGGTCGTCCACTGTTTGCCAAACCGATATCGCGAGCACTCGAAATGAGCGTCACGACTAAAGTAGTCGGCTGCCTGAGGAGCAACGTTCTGACCATCCTCAACATCCTCGGCGTCTTTTCAGGCGTCGTCGTCGCCCTCATACTCAGGGCCTCGCGCGAGGAGAAATGGACACAACGAGAAATTGTTTATGTCGGTTTTGTAG gtgatttgtttttacgaaTGCTTAAGTGTCTGATTCTGCCACTGATCGTCTCGTCAATGATTTCGGCCGTCGGCTCGCTGGATCTCTCCGTATCGGGACGGATTGGTACGCGTGCCATCGTCTACTACATGACCACCACCGTCAGCGCCGTCATTTTGGGCATCATCCTCGTCCTGACTATCCATCCGGGCGAAGGATCCGATAAAGGCATCGTACGCGGCGGATCCGTCCGTCACGTCACCACCGCCGACATGCTCATGGATCTCATCAG AAACCTGTTCCCACCGAACTTGGTCCAGGCTTGCACCGCTCAG TACAAGACGGTGCTGACTCCGCCGGCCGACTATCTGGCGTCGCTGGCCAACATGACCGATGTGAACGGAACCGAGGCCGGTAACATGACCGCCGGAAAGCCAA AGAATCTCTACGAATGGAAAATGACAGCCGACTACGAAGACGCCACCAACATCCTCGGCCTCGTCGTTTTCTCCACCGTGCTGGGCATCACGCTAGGCCGAATGGGCCCCAAGGGCAAGCCGCTCCTCAACTTTTTCGTCTCGCTGAGTGAAGCTGTCATGATGATCACCGGATGGGTCATTTG gttgtCGCCGGTCGGTGTCCTCTTCTTGGTGGCTTCCAAGATGTTGGAAATGGAGAGCTGGGAAGTGATGCTCGGACAACTGGGCATGTACTTCTTGACAGTGATGATCGGTCTCTTTATCCACGGCTTCGTCGTTCTCCAGCTCATTTACTTTGTCGTGACGCGGAAATTGCCCTTCCGCTACGTCGGTAACCTCTCCGAAGCTCTTGCCACAGCTTTCGCCACTTCATCTAG CTCTGCAACTCTGCCCGTAGCGCTGACTTGTCTGGAAGAGAAAAACCACGTCGACCCTCGTGTGACCCGTTTCGTCATGCCAATCGGCGCGACCATCAACATGGACGGTACGGCCTTGTACGAAGCCGTGGCCGCCATTTTCATTTCGCAGGTGCGCGGTATCCAGCTGACTATGGGCAGCGTTGTGGCCGTCAGCATCACCGCCACAGCCGCCAGTATCGGTGCTGCTGGTATCCCTCAGGCCGGTATCGTCACCATGGTGATGGTCCTCGATACTCTTGGCCTACCAGCTGAAGACGTCTCCCTCATCATGGCTGTCGATTGGTTCTT GGATCGCTTCCGGACGTTCACCAATGTGCTAGGAGATTCTTTAGGCGCAGGCATTGTGCATCATTTGAGTCGTCAAGAGCTGGAAGAGATGCCCGCTCAGCCAACTGGTGCCAAAGAGGCTGATATCGAACTGGACGGCCCCGCAGATCTAGAAAAGGGAGAATCGAGCAATGGAGGACCGAGCTCCAGACCCAACGTGACATCAGCCGCCGTGGAAGTCGAATGGCAGTCGACTTCCATGTGA
- the LOC130699270 gene encoding excitatory amino acid transporter 3-like isoform X4, with product MSVTTKVVGCLRSNVLTILNILGVFSGVVVALILRASREEKWTQREIVYVGFVGDLFLRMLKCLILPLIVSSMISAVGSLDLSVSGRIGTRAIVYYMTTTVSAVILGIILVLTIHPGEGSDKGIVRGGSVRHVTTADMLMDLIRNLFPPNLVQACTAQYKTVLTPPADYLASLANMTDVNGTEAGNMTAGKPKNLYEWKMTADYEDATNILGLVVFSTVLGITLGRMGPKGKPLLNFFVSLSEAVMMITGWVIWLSPVGVLFLVASKMLEMESWEVMLGQLGMYFLTVMIGLFIHGFVVLQLIYFVVTRKLPFRYVGNLSEALATAFATSSSSATLPVALTCLEEKNHVDPRVTRFVMPIGATINMDGTALYEAVAAIFISQVRGIQLTMGSVVAVSITATAASIGAAGIPQAGIVTMVMVLDTLGLPAEDVSLIMAVDWFLDRFRTFTNVLGDSLGAGIVHHLSRQELEEMPAQPTGAKEADIELDGPADLEKGESSNGGPSSRPNVTSAAVEVEWQSTSM from the exons ATGAGCGTCACGACTAAAGTAGTCGGCTGCCTGAGGAGCAACGTTCTGACCATCCTCAACATCCTCGGCGTCTTTTCAGGCGTCGTCGTCGCCCTCATACTCAGGGCCTCGCGCGAGGAGAAATGGACACAACGAGAAATTGTTTATGTCGGTTTTGTAG gtgatttgtttttacgaaTGCTTAAGTGTCTGATTCTGCCACTGATCGTCTCGTCAATGATTTCGGCCGTCGGCTCGCTGGATCTCTCCGTATCGGGACGGATTGGTACGCGTGCCATCGTCTACTACATGACCACCACCGTCAGCGCCGTCATTTTGGGCATCATCCTCGTCCTGACTATCCATCCGGGCGAAGGATCCGATAAAGGCATCGTACGCGGCGGATCCGTCCGTCACGTCACCACCGCCGACATGCTCATGGATCTCATCAG AAACCTGTTCCCACCGAACTTGGTCCAGGCTTGCACCGCTCAG TACAAGACGGTGCTGACTCCGCCGGCCGACTATCTGGCGTCGCTGGCCAACATGACCGATGTGAACGGAACCGAGGCCGGTAACATGACCGCCGGAAAGCCAA AGAATCTCTACGAATGGAAAATGACAGCCGACTACGAAGACGCCACCAACATCCTCGGCCTCGTCGTTTTCTCCACCGTGCTGGGCATCACGCTAGGCCGAATGGGCCCCAAGGGCAAGCCGCTCCTCAACTTTTTCGTCTCGCTGAGTGAAGCTGTCATGATGATCACCGGATGGGTCATTTG gttgtCGCCGGTCGGTGTCCTCTTCTTGGTGGCTTCCAAGATGTTGGAAATGGAGAGCTGGGAAGTGATGCTCGGACAACTGGGCATGTACTTCTTGACAGTGATGATCGGTCTCTTTATCCACGGCTTCGTCGTTCTCCAGCTCATTTACTTTGTCGTGACGCGGAAATTGCCCTTCCGCTACGTCGGTAACCTCTCCGAAGCTCTTGCCACAGCTTTCGCCACTTCATCTAG CTCTGCAACTCTGCCCGTAGCGCTGACTTGTCTGGAAGAGAAAAACCACGTCGACCCTCGTGTGACCCGTTTCGTCATGCCAATCGGCGCGACCATCAACATGGACGGTACGGCCTTGTACGAAGCCGTGGCCGCCATTTTCATTTCGCAGGTGCGCGGTATCCAGCTGACTATGGGCAGCGTTGTGGCCGTCAGCATCACCGCCACAGCCGCCAGTATCGGTGCTGCTGGTATCCCTCAGGCCGGTATCGTCACCATGGTGATGGTCCTCGATACTCTTGGCCTACCAGCTGAAGACGTCTCCCTCATCATGGCTGTCGATTGGTTCTT GGATCGCTTCCGGACGTTCACCAATGTGCTAGGAGATTCTTTAGGCGCAGGCATTGTGCATCATTTGAGTCGTCAAGAGCTGGAAGAGATGCCCGCTCAGCCAACTGGTGCCAAAGAGGCTGATATCGAACTGGACGGCCCCGCAGATCTAGAAAAGGGAGAATCGAGCAATGGAGGACCGAGCTCCAGACCCAACGTGACATCAGCCGCCGTGGAAGTCGAATGGCAGTCGACTTCCATGTGA
- the LOC130699282 gene encoding uncharacterized protein LOC130699282, translating into MAITQYFCAVLFVLAACFPRSCLSIQCYQCGADDGDATLSCDIFVKAPMWRQFEVECPTSPAHLCGKTITYYEDGSEPSEVRGCAPAENAFQVPNRMGCGRDDGTDQTVFCLCGTDLCNGANRLAALPSITFAFVFVLNYLILRTFLFS; encoded by the exons ATGGCAATCACGCAGTATTTTTGCGCTGTTCTCTTCGTGTTGGCTGCTTGCTTTCCGC gtagtTGTTTGAGCATTCAATGTTACCAATGCGGGGCAGATGACGGTGACGCCACCCTTTCCTGCGACATCTTCGTCAAGGCGCCAATGTGGCGCCAGTTTGAAGTCGAATGCCCTACGTCACCGGCCCACCTGTGCGGCAAAACTATTACCTACTACGAAGACGGATCTGAGCCAA GTGAAGTAAGAGGATGCGCTCCCGCTGAGAATGCTTTCCAGGTACCCAACCGGATGGGATGCGGGCGCGATGATGGCACGGACCAAACCGTTTTTTGCCTTTGTGGCACAGATTTGTGTAACGGCGCCAATCGTCTGGCGGCTTTACCTTCGATTACATTCGCCTTTGTGTTTGTGCTCAACTATCTCATTCTACGCacgttccttttttcttga